One Actinomycetota bacterium genomic region harbors:
- a CDS encoding transglutaminase-like domain-containing protein translates to MSEASRDRLATIVRDPACDLAEAALLCCVEAQPDLDVEAALARIDALADDLAAGLLPHSRYEPLGWGATIEAATADAQALSGYLTADVGFTGDPAAAHDARNALLTSVLERRRGTRTALGTVYIAVGRRVGLRVFPVDTPGPLLVGVGGGAPQGRATRPAVVDPFEDGVILDDEMIAERVEAATDGHVEFARAMLRPAPATSVIRRLLNELTHAYLHHGDARGALWTVELRRRLPGSGPDDVLVTGQLLAQLGRYRQSAESLEGYLTEVAGDVDTAAEAGGPELATMAAVARAARAKMN, encoded by the coding sequence ATGTCTGAGGCCTCCCGGGACCGGCTGGCCACGATCGTCCGCGACCCAGCTTGCGATCTGGCCGAGGCGGCGTTGCTGTGCTGCGTCGAAGCGCAACCCGACCTCGACGTCGAGGCGGCGCTGGCCCGCATCGACGCGCTGGCTGACGACCTCGCCGCCGGGTTGCTGCCGCACAGCCGCTACGAACCGCTCGGCTGGGGGGCGACCATCGAGGCGGCGACCGCCGACGCGCAGGCGTTGTCGGGCTACCTCACCGCCGACGTGGGGTTCACGGGCGATCCCGCCGCCGCTCACGACGCCCGCAACGCGCTCCTGACGTCCGTGCTCGAACGCCGGCGAGGGACACGAACGGCCCTGGGGACCGTCTACATCGCGGTCGGGCGACGTGTGGGGCTGCGGGTCTTCCCGGTGGACACCCCGGGGCCCCTCCTCGTCGGGGTTGGCGGCGGCGCACCCCAAGGTCGCGCCACCCGGCCAGCGGTGGTCGACCCGTTCGAAGACGGCGTCATCCTCGACGACGAGATGATCGCCGAACGGGTCGAGGCAGCCACCGACGGGCACGTCGAGTTCGCCCGGGCGATGCTGCGACCGGCGCCGGCGACGAGCGTGATCCGGCGCCTCCTCAACGAGCTGACACACGCGTATCTGCACCACGGCGACGCCCGGGGTGCCCTTTGGACGGTCGAGCTCAGAAGACGGCTGCCCGGTAGCGGCCCTGACGACGTGCTGGTCACCGGACAGCTGCTCGCGCAGCTCGGCCGGTACCGCCAGTCGGCCGAGAGCCTCGAGGGTTACCTCACCGAGGTGGCCGGCGACGTGGACACCGCCGCAGAGGCCGGAGGCCCGGAGCTGGCCACGATGGCCGCGGTCGCCCGCGCAGCACGCGCGAAGATGAACTGA
- a CDS encoding DUF4399 domain-containing protein — protein sequence MKQRRWWRPVVLAGAVLVVSACGGEDEPGLEQTPGPVPTAATEATDEVSVSFADPVDGATVTSPVRVQMQSTGILIGPVAEAREDTGHFHIMVDVGCVTPGQEIPEDEQHLHFGDGASTTEIELEPGEHTLCLQASTNEHIAFDATDEITITVQ from the coding sequence ATGAAGCAGCGCAGGTGGTGGCGTCCGGTCGTCCTCGCGGGGGCGGTGCTGGTGGTCAGTGCGTGCGGGGGTGAGGACGAGCCGGGGCTTGAGCAGACGCCGGGCCCCGTGCCGACCGCCGCGACGGAGGCGACTGACGAGGTCAGTGTCTCGTTCGCCGACCCCGTGGACGGCGCCACGGTGACGAGCCCGGTGCGGGTGCAGATGCAGTCGACGGGGATCCTGATCGGGCCGGTCGCCGAAGCGCGGGAAGACACGGGACACTTCCACATCATGGTGGACGTGGGCTGCGTCACCCCAGGGCAGGAGATCCCCGAAGACGAGCAGCACCTGCACTTCGGTGACGGCGCGAGCACAACGGAGATCGAGCTCGAGCCTGGGGAACACACCCTGTGCCTCCAGGCGAGCACCAACGAGCACATCGCGTTCGACGCCACGGACGAGATCACCATCACCGTCCAGTAG
- the miaB gene encoding tRNA (N6-isopentenyl adenosine(37)-C2)-methylthiotransferase MiaB has product MTTRRYFIRTFGCQMNEHDSQRAAGVLETLGYRPAPDEDSADLVLFNTCAVRENADNKLYGALGWLKPLKDDRPDLTIVVGGCLAQKDRGEIAERAPWVDVVYGTHNLVNLPALLAQADGQSLPVVEILEQIETFPSALPSKRQVRHHAWVSISVGCNNTCSFCIVPALRGPERSRRIGEILHEVQLLVADGVIEVSLLGQNVNSYGRDQYGKAMFAELLRELGEVDGLERVRFTSPHPRDFTADVLDAMAQVPNVCEHLHLPLQSGSDRVLKAMRRSYRQRRYLDLVERARTVVPGCALTTDIIVGFPGETEDDFAETLAVCDTVGFDQAFTFQYSPRPGTDAATMADQVDPDVVADRYTRLQAVTRGWSERRHRDLVGRDVEVLIESPSKTDPRRYSGRTRGNHLVHLPVGGGYAPGDLATVPVVEAAANYVLAGPPIDVCRTFAGRATEAAIAAGEGWTVQRVEAPGTTLPLVPA; this is encoded by the coding sequence ATGACGACTCGCCGGTACTTCATCCGCACCTTCGGGTGCCAGATGAACGAGCACGACTCCCAGCGCGCGGCGGGCGTGCTTGAGACGCTCGGGTACCGCCCCGCACCCGACGAGGACTCGGCCGACCTGGTGCTGTTCAACACGTGCGCCGTCCGCGAGAACGCCGACAACAAGCTCTACGGGGCGCTGGGATGGCTCAAGCCGCTCAAGGACGACCGGCCCGACCTCACCATCGTGGTCGGGGGCTGCCTCGCTCAGAAGGACCGCGGGGAGATCGCCGAGCGCGCCCCGTGGGTGGACGTCGTCTACGGCACCCACAACCTCGTCAACCTGCCGGCGCTGCTGGCCCAGGCCGACGGGCAGTCGCTCCCGGTGGTGGAGATCCTCGAGCAGATCGAGACGTTCCCGTCGGCGCTGCCCAGCAAGCGGCAGGTGCGCCACCACGCCTGGGTCTCGATCAGTGTCGGGTGCAACAACACCTGTTCGTTCTGCATCGTCCCGGCTCTGCGCGGCCCGGAGCGTTCACGGCGCATCGGCGAGATCCTCCACGAGGTGCAGCTGCTGGTCGCCGACGGCGTGATCGAGGTCAGCCTGCTCGGCCAGAACGTCAACTCCTACGGCCGTGACCAGTACGGCAAGGCGATGTTCGCCGAGCTGCTCCGCGAACTCGGCGAGGTCGACGGCCTCGAGCGGGTCCGGTTCACCAGTCCCCACCCGCGCGACTTCACCGCGGACGTGCTCGACGCCATGGCCCAGGTACCAAACGTCTGCGAGCACCTGCACCTGCCACTGCAGTCGGGCTCCGACCGTGTCCTGAAGGCGATGCGCCGGTCGTACCGGCAGCGTCGCTACCTCGACCTGGTCGAGCGGGCGCGGACGGTCGTGCCCGGCTGTGCGCTCACCACCGACATCATCGTGGGGTTCCCCGGCGAGACCGAGGATGACTTCGCCGAGACCCTCGCGGTGTGCGACACGGTCGGCTTCGATCAGGCCTTCACCTTCCAGTACTCGCCCCGACCCGGCACCGACGCAGCCACCATGGCCGACCAGGTCGACCCCGATGTCGTCGCCGACCGGTACACCCGGCTGCAGGCGGTGACACGCGGCTGGTCGGAGCGCCGCCACCGCGACCTGGTCGGTCGCGACGTCGAGGTCCTGATCGAGTCCCCTTCGAAGACCGACCCGCGGCGCTACTCGGGGCGGACCCGCGGCAACCACCTGGTCCACCTGCCGGTGGGCGGGGGATACGCCCCCGGGGACCTGGCCACCGTCCCGGTCGTCGAGGCCGCGGCCAACTACGTCCTCGCCGGTCCCCCCATCGACGTGTGCCGCACGTTCGCGGGTCGGGCGACCGAGGCCGCGATCGCCGCCGGTGAAGGGTGGACGGTCCAGCGGGTCGAGGCCCCCGGCACGACGCTGCCACTCGTGCCGGCCTGA
- the miaA gene encoding tRNA (adenosine(37)-N6)-dimethylallyltransferase MiaA yields the protein MHHRRVLALVGPTASGKTDVALTVGRRGVGGHPVEIVAADAFTLYRGMDIATAKPSRAERAAVPHHMIDRLDPWQEASVARFQRTARAAVDAVGERGHVALLVGGSGLYFRAVVDDLRFPPTDPDVRARLEDAHRHDPVAAHAALATADPDAAARIDPGNLRRTVRALEVIELTGEPFSRFSRAWDQHRSIYRGLEVRGLDPGRVELRRRIHQRAQAMVAAGLLDEARRLAALPQPLSATAAQAIGYREALAVLDGELDADELPTAIASRSWRYAKRQLAWFRRDPRVRWSTPHQVLQVWS from the coding sequence ATGCATCACCGACGGGTGTTGGCGCTCGTCGGTCCGACCGCCAGCGGGAAGACCGACGTGGCGCTGACGGTCGGACGGCGGGGCGTCGGCGGCCACCCGGTCGAGATCGTCGCGGCCGACGCGTTCACGCTCTACCGCGGCATGGACATCGCCACGGCCAAGCCGTCCCGCGCCGAGCGCGCTGCGGTCCCGCATCACATGATCGACCGGCTCGACCCGTGGCAGGAGGCGTCGGTCGCGCGGTTCCAGCGGACCGCCCGCGCCGCGGTCGACGCGGTCGGCGAGCGCGGTCACGTCGCCCTCCTCGTGGGCGGGTCGGGCCTGTACTTCCGCGCCGTGGTCGACGACCTGCGCTTCCCTCCCACCGACCCGGACGTGCGCGCGCGGCTCGAGGACGCCCACCGCCACGACCCCGTCGCGGCGCACGCAGCGTTGGCCACGGCCGATCCGGACGCCGCGGCGAGGATCGATCCCGGCAACCTGCGACGCACCGTCCGCGCCCTCGAGGTGATCGAACTCACCGGCGAACCCTTCTCGCGCTTCTCACGAGCGTGGGACCAACACCGGTCGATCTACCGGGGGCTGGAGGTCCGCGGTCTGGATCCCGGCCGTGTCGAGCTGCGCCGACGCATCCACCAGCGGGCCCAGGCCATGGTCGCCGCCGGGCTCCTCGACGAGGCCCGCCGCCTGGCCGCGTTGCCGCAGCCGCTGTCGGCCACCGCGGCGCAGGCGATCGGCTACCGCGAGGCGTTGGCGGTCCTGGACGGTGAGCTGGACGCCGACGAGCTCCCGACCGCGATCGCCTCGCGGAGCTGGCGCTACGCCAAACGCCAGCTGGCGTGGTTCCGTCGCGACCCGCGCGTGCGCTGGTCGACGCCGCACCAGGTCCTACAGGTGTGGTCTTGA
- the dapF gene encoding diaminopimelate epimerase, producing the protein MRFVKAHGAGNDFVVVPDWNDELTLDPALVRAVCDRRRGIGADGVLRIVAAPDGADAFMDYRNADGSVADTCGNGVRVVAKHLVERGLVADASRTLHIATRAGVVAASVETGRDATVTAVTVAMGHPVLDPAEIPFHVDGDRAVDVPVSVDGHEIRVTAVSMGNPHAVVVVDDVGAAPVTDLGPALETHPRFPKRTNVEFVEVVAAGRVRIRVWERGVGETAACGTGACAALVALQLLDLAGTDLIEEWPGGELTVRYDPGEDRAVLLRGPAVEVAEGELNGRWLAEVAGRR; encoded by the coding sequence ATGCGGTTCGTCAAGGCGCACGGAGCCGGGAACGACTTCGTCGTCGTCCCCGACTGGAACGACGAGCTGACGTTGGACCCGGCGCTGGTCCGCGCGGTCTGTGACCGGCGTCGCGGCATCGGCGCCGACGGGGTGTTGCGGATCGTCGCTGCACCCGACGGCGCGGACGCGTTCATGGATTACCGCAACGCCGACGGTTCGGTCGCCGATACGTGCGGGAACGGCGTGCGGGTGGTGGCCAAACATCTCGTCGAGCGCGGGCTGGTCGCTGACGCGTCGCGCACCCTGCACATCGCCACGCGGGCTGGGGTGGTCGCGGCGTCGGTGGAGACCGGCCGCGACGCGACCGTCACCGCGGTGACGGTCGCGATGGGCCACCCGGTGCTCGACCCGGCCGAGATCCCGTTCCACGTCGACGGTGATCGCGCGGTGGACGTCCCCGTGTCCGTCGACGGGCACGAGATCCGTGTGACGGCGGTGTCCATGGGCAACCCGCACGCGGTCGTGGTGGTCGATGACGTGGGCGCTGCGCCCGTGACGGATCTGGGGCCGGCGTTGGAGACCCATCCGCGGTTCCCGAAGCGGACCAACGTCGAGTTCGTCGAGGTGGTCGCCGCCGGCCGGGTGCGGATACGGGTGTGGGAGCGTGGCGTGGGCGAGACCGCCGCTTGCGGGACGGGTGCGTGCGCAGCGCTGGTGGCGCTGCAGCTGCTCGACCTCGCGGGCACCGACCTGATCGAGGAGTGGCCCGGCGGCGAGCTGACGGTCCGGTACGACCCGGGCGAGGATCGTGCAGTGCTGCTGCGCGGCCCTGCGGTGGAGGTCGCGGAAGGTGAGTTGAACGGTCGTTGGCTCGCCGAGGTGGCGGGGCGCCGATGA
- the hflX gene encoding GTPase HflX, whose protein sequence is MTDRERTVSQHRGSSLPHDGGKSASNDGEVTRAELRRRQRDVLEEGRPREGMDVFQPVERAVLVGVQLADRTDERVVANLDELEALADTAGAEVVGRLVQRRATPDPATYIGKGKVAELRALLQASHADAVIFDDELTPAQQRNLEEGVQQKVLDRTIVILDIFAQHAVSREGKTQVELAQLTYLLPRLRGWGQALSRQEGRIGTRGPGESQLEVDRRRIHRRMRKLREDLADFARIRRTKTQERDRNRVPTVALVGYTNAGKSSLLNELTGASALVRDALFATLDTTARRLDLPDGRSVVVTDTVGFVRKLPHGLVEAFKSTLEESAHADLLLHVVDASHPEAEAQIAAVRDVLAEIGADGVPEQLVLNKADLADPVDLAALSRSLSRANGQPVEVSARTGYGIDELVERVLLRLPDERLRVTVTVPYDRTELVNLAHRYGEVHKQEHSSEGTELVATVDEHVARAMRDLLDPDPFG, encoded by the coding sequence ATGACCGACCGGGAGCGCACGGTGTCGCAACACCGTGGATCGTCGCTGCCACACGACGGCGGCAAGAGCGCATCGAACGACGGCGAGGTCACGCGAGCGGAGCTGCGTCGCCGGCAGCGCGACGTCCTCGAGGAGGGTCGTCCCCGCGAGGGGATGGACGTCTTCCAGCCGGTGGAGCGCGCCGTCCTGGTCGGTGTGCAGCTGGCCGACCGGACCGACGAGCGGGTCGTGGCCAACCTCGATGAGCTCGAGGCGCTGGCGGACACGGCCGGGGCGGAGGTCGTGGGTCGCCTGGTGCAGCGCAGGGCGACGCCGGACCCCGCCACCTACATCGGCAAGGGCAAGGTCGCCGAACTGCGTGCGCTGCTGCAGGCCAGCCACGCCGATGCGGTGATCTTCGACGACGAGCTCACACCGGCCCAGCAGCGCAACCTCGAGGAGGGCGTCCAGCAGAAGGTGCTCGACCGCACCATCGTGATCCTCGACATCTTCGCCCAGCACGCGGTGAGCCGTGAAGGCAAGACGCAGGTCGAGCTCGCCCAGCTCACCTACCTGCTGCCACGTCTGCGCGGCTGGGGACAGGCGCTGTCGCGGCAGGAGGGTCGCATCGGCACACGAGGACCCGGCGAGTCGCAGCTGGAGGTCGACCGCCGGCGCATCCACCGGCGCATGCGCAAGCTCCGCGAGGACCTCGCCGACTTCGCGCGCATCCGACGCACCAAGACCCAGGAGCGCGACCGCAACCGGGTGCCCACGGTCGCGCTGGTCGGCTACACCAACGCCGGGAAGTCCTCGCTGCTCAACGAGCTGACCGGCGCGTCCGCACTGGTGCGCGACGCCCTGTTCGCCACCCTGGACACCACCGCGCGGCGGCTGGACCTGCCCGACGGACGCTCGGTCGTCGTGACCGACACCGTCGGGTTCGTCCGCAAGCTCCCGCACGGGCTGGTCGAGGCGTTCAAGTCCACGCTGGAGGAATCGGCCCACGCCGACCTGCTGCTGCACGTGGTGGATGCCAGCCATCCGGAAGCCGAGGCGCAGATCGCGGCCGTCCGCGACGTCCTGGCCGAGATCGGAGCCGACGGCGTCCCCGAACAACTCGTGCTGAACAAGGCCGACCTGGCCGATCCGGTCGACCTCGCGGCGCTGTCCCGCAGCCTGTCGCGTGCCAACGGGCAACCGGTCGAGGTGTCGGCCAGGACCGGGTACGGCATCGACGAGCTGGTCGAACGCGTCCTGCTCCGCCTGCCGGACGAGCGGTTGCGGGTGACCGTCACGGTGCCCTACGACCGCACGGAGCTGGTCAACCTCGCGCACCGGTACGGGGAGGTCCACAAGCAGGAGCACTCGAGCGAGGGGACCGAGCTGGTCGCGACCGTCGACGAGCACGTTGCACGTGCGATGCGTGACCTGCTCGATCCCGACCCGTTCGGGTGA
- a CDS encoding ribbon-helix-helix domain-containing protein, with protein sequence MRVHITLDDELVEELDQRVGRGRRSAFIATLIRRALDDERRWDAIEDALGGLSETGHEWDEDPAAWVRAQRVSDDRRVG encoded by the coding sequence ATGCGTGTGCACATCACGCTAGACGACGAGCTCGTCGAAGAGCTCGATCAGCGCGTCGGGCGCGGCCGGCGTAGCGCGTTCATCGCCACTCTGATCCGCCGGGCTCTCGACGACGAACGCAGATGGGACGCGATCGAAGACGCGCTCGGCGGCCTCTCCGAGACAGGCCACGAGTGGGACGAGGATCCTGCCGCATGGGTGCGCGCCCAGAGGGTGAGCGACGACCGACGAGTCGGTTGA